A DNA window from Pseudodesulfovibrio thermohalotolerans contains the following coding sequences:
- a CDS encoding molybdopterin dinucleotide binding domain-containing protein: MDKDRRELVRNGLAAAGLGVLGAAALLKPGRAGAEPSAGVAEDPKKVSPRSLSPEYERTADGEVRLGKGSRIAFNQCWGCTTFCGVRLHIDEATGKVVRVAGNPYNPLSHEKHFPMSMPVKEALDRLSADKDMGHAQRSTVCGRGAAMFEAADSPFRITHCLKRAGRRGENKWTRIPFEQLVQEVVEGGDLFGEGHVDGLRAIRDLKEPANPERPEFGPKSNQLLLTYAVDDGRSDFFFRRFGMKSFGTKNFGKHGAYCGLSFRIGSGMFMDDLAKNAHIKPDYANCEFALFWGTAPSQASNPFNRSARLLASARTDGKLHYAVIDPVLRMPASDAARERSSWVPINPGMDSALAMGMIRWIIENRRYDRNFLVRPNVAAAGKAGEISICNATYLVARSGASSGKFLRAAQLGLGGDEEFVVMDAATGKPVSSEKCDEGVLEFRGEIVLASGETVEAATSFQLLADQAMTHGLDEMSAVCGVPVERMIELAREFTSHGKRAAVDVHGGMMSTSGTNATFTVLTLNTLIGNINAKGGISATAGNFHGPAMKGPKYDLDGFPGAIKAKGFPAVRCRAPYQKSTEFKKKKAAGQNPYPAQYPWYPFTPPNMPAEHLLSHVNGYPFRYKCWINWTGNVIYGHGGLQRAVDESLRDPGNLPLIVGIDTFHNETNAYADYLVPDPCMFEGWGGFSGAWSGVLTKMSTARWPAVEPRQERTADGRPVCMEQFLIEAAKRMGLSGFGDNSIPAEDGSVDPLNGPEDYYLRLAANIAFFKGQKLPAPSDEDVALSGIGRILPDIERTLRSGERGPVAAVYSRGGRFAPYSKSYEGEWLGGRWKRTMQIYNETVGTSINSQTGEPYLGVASFMPPRLCDGSELRTVWTTDDYPFVMTSFKSNLINSYAVVLDRLRAIKPLNMVMVNDRDAAGLGLAHGDEVEIESPAAAVRARVVVGDVVAPGVIAVEHGFGHRALGAANVEVDGSVIPANPGAAGGFSLNDLVPEDPTRRGASTLQEHETGAAARQGIPVRLKRVG; encoded by the coding sequence ATGGATAAAGACAGACGCGAACTCGTCAGGAACGGCCTCGCGGCCGCCGGGCTGGGTGTTCTCGGCGCGGCCGCTCTCCTCAAGCCGGGCAGAGCCGGGGCCGAACCTTCGGCCGGCGTTGCCGAGGACCCGAAGAAGGTCTCTCCCCGATCCCTGTCCCCGGAATACGAGCGTACCGCCGATGGCGAAGTGCGGCTCGGCAAGGGGAGCCGCATCGCTTTCAACCAGTGTTGGGGATGCACCACCTTCTGCGGCGTGCGCCTGCACATCGACGAGGCCACCGGCAAGGTGGTCCGGGTGGCGGGCAACCCGTACAACCCGCTGTCCCACGAGAAGCATTTTCCCATGTCCATGCCGGTGAAGGAAGCGCTCGACCGGCTGTCCGCCGACAAGGACATGGGCCATGCCCAACGGTCCACGGTCTGCGGGCGCGGGGCGGCCATGTTCGAGGCCGCGGACAGTCCGTTTCGCATCACCCACTGCCTCAAGCGCGCGGGCAGGCGCGGGGAGAACAAGTGGACGCGCATTCCTTTCGAACAGTTGGTCCAGGAGGTGGTCGAGGGCGGCGACCTCTTCGGCGAAGGCCACGTGGACGGACTGCGCGCCATCCGCGATCTCAAGGAACCCGCCAACCCCGAGCGTCCCGAGTTCGGCCCCAAGAGCAATCAACTGCTCCTGACCTATGCCGTGGACGACGGGCGCAGCGACTTCTTCTTCCGCCGGTTCGGCATGAAATCCTTCGGAACCAAGAACTTCGGCAAGCACGGGGCGTATTGCGGCCTTTCCTTCCGCATCGGCTCGGGTATGTTCATGGACGATCTGGCCAAAAACGCCCACATCAAGCCGGATTACGCCAACTGCGAGTTTGCCCTGTTCTGGGGCACGGCGCCGTCCCAGGCGTCCAACCCGTTCAACCGGTCGGCACGGCTCCTGGCCTCCGCCCGCACCGACGGCAAGCTGCATTATGCGGTCATCGACCCCGTGCTGCGTATGCCCGCTTCGGACGCGGCCCGAGAGCGATCCAGCTGGGTGCCCATCAACCCCGGCATGGACTCGGCACTGGCCATGGGCATGATCCGCTGGATCATCGAGAACAGGCGGTACGACAGGAATTTCCTGGTTCGTCCCAATGTGGCGGCCGCCGGGAAGGCGGGCGAAATCAGCATCTGCAACGCCACCTACCTGGTGGCCCGGTCCGGCGCGTCCAGCGGGAAGTTCCTCCGCGCGGCCCAGCTTGGCCTTGGCGGCGATGAGGAATTCGTCGTCATGGATGCGGCCACCGGCAAGCCCGTCTCTTCGGAGAAATGCGACGAGGGCGTGCTGGAGTTTCGGGGCGAGATAGTCCTGGCCTCGGGCGAGACCGTGGAGGCGGCCACTTCTTTCCAGCTTCTCGCGGATCAGGCCATGACCCACGGGCTGGACGAGATGTCCGCCGTGTGCGGCGTGCCCGTGGAAAGAATGATCGAGCTGGCCCGGGAATTCACCTCCCACGGCAAGAGGGCGGCGGTGGACGTGCACGGAGGCATGATGAGCACCTCGGGCACCAACGCCACCTTCACCGTCCTGACGCTGAACACGCTCATCGGCAACATCAACGCCAAGGGCGGCATCTCGGCCACGGCGGGCAATTTTCACGGCCCGGCCATGAAGGGGCCGAAGTACGATCTGGACGGGTTCCCCGGCGCGATCAAGGCCAAGGGGTTCCCGGCCGTGCGCTGCCGCGCGCCGTACCAGAAGTCCACGGAGTTCAAAAAGAAGAAGGCCGCCGGACAGAATCCCTACCCGGCGCAGTATCCCTGGTATCCGTTCACCCCGCCGAACATGCCCGCCGAGCACCTGCTCAGTCACGTGAACGGCTATCCGTTCCGCTACAAGTGCTGGATCAACTGGACCGGCAACGTCATTTACGGCCACGGCGGACTTCAGCGGGCCGTGGATGAGAGTCTCCGCGACCCCGGGAACCTGCCGCTGATCGTCGGCATCGACACCTTTCACAACGAGACCAACGCCTATGCCGACTATCTCGTTCCGGACCCGTGCATGTTCGAGGGGTGGGGCGGATTCTCCGGCGCGTGGTCCGGCGTGCTGACCAAGATGTCCACGGCCCGCTGGCCCGCCGTGGAGCCCCGGCAGGAGCGGACGGCGGACGGCCGCCCGGTGTGCATGGAGCAGTTCCTCATTGAGGCGGCCAAGCGCATGGGACTGTCCGGATTCGGCGATAATTCCATTCCGGCGGAAGACGGCTCGGTCGATCCGCTGAACGGGCCCGAGGACTACTATCTGCGGCTGGCGGCCAACATCGCCTTCTTCAAGGGGCAGAAACTGCCCGCCCCGAGCGACGAGGATGTCGCGCTGTCCGGCATCGGACGCATCCTGCCGGATATCGAGCGCACTCTGCGGTCCGGCGAGCGCGGCCCGGTCGCCGCCGTGTACAGCCGGGGAGGCCGGTTTGCGCCATACTCCAAGAGCTACGAGGGCGAATGGCTCGGCGGGCGGTGGAAGCGGACCATGCAAATCTACAACGAGACCGTGGGCACGTCGATCAATTCCCAGACCGGCGAGCCATATCTCGGCGTGGCCTCGTTCATGCCGCCCAGGCTGTGCGACGGGAGCGAGCTGCGCACGGTCTGGACCACGGACGACTATCCCTTTGTCATGACCTCGTTCAAGTCGAACCTGATAAACTCCTACGCCGTGGTCCTGGACCGGCTGCGGGCCATCAAGCCCCTGAATATGGTCATGGTCAACGACAGGGACGCCGCCGGGCTCGGTCTGGCCCACGGCGACGAGGTGGAGATCGAAAGCCCGGCCGCCGCCGTTCGCGCCAGGGTGGTGGTCGGCGACGTGGTCGCCCCCGGCGTCATCGCCGTGGAGCACGGTTTCGGCCACCGCGCCCTTGGGGCGGCGAACGTCGAGGTGGACGGCTCGGTCATCCCGGCCAACCCGGGCGCGGCTGGCGGCTTCAGCCTCAACGACCTCGTCCCGGAAGACCCCACCCGCCGGGGCGCATCCACGCTCCAGGAACACGAAACCGGCGCGGCCGCCCGCCAAGGCATCCCCGTGCGCCTCAAGCGGGTCGGCTGA
- the cas3 gene encoding CRISPR-associated helicase Cas3', producing MDIYAHSLENTGPENWQTLEDHLRNVADRGAGFAGAFGAAEWGRILGAYHDIGKRNPKFQQRLTGEYTGHADHKGTGARLFDELGNAFGRMAAYCIAGHHSGLPDFYGTDYGASLGRIIEKAYALPDDNPLDGLEPPEWPFMPQNGFQCSFLIRMLFSSLVDADFLDTESFMDAEKSSWRVSGPSLESLRAALDRKLAEFDGAGRINGLRAEILAHCRKQAVLDPGLFTLTVPTGGGKTLSSMAFALDHALRHDMRRVVHVIPYTSIIEQNARVFRDVFREFPGAVVEHHSNFDADSTFGGVDNARESEAARRHRLACENWDAPVVVTTNVQFFESLFAAKTSRCRKLHNLAGSVIVLDEAQMLPVDFMDPCLRALEELAAHYRCSVVLCTATQPALRREDFARGLAGLDGRELAPDPVRLHKAFERTELHDLDELGLPEVADLVRERDQVLCIVNTRARASELFGMIRDESGARHLSALMCPAHRSERLNEIRAMLSAGKPCRVVSTQLVEAGVDVSFPEVIREMAGLDSIVQAAGRCNREGEREGTAPVSVFYPAEGLPKAFAAQAGHAASVLRGPEGRDPFSPEAVKRYFGLHYWLESDHMDQKRIMESLGDEDGKGEWYFKRAEHDFRLIDNPMVPVIIPWDDTARKLLDDLRYAEHPGGILRRLQQYTVQVYDRQFKALDEAGGLEMVVDGCAALSREELYDDLFGLAVLTDSFSKSFIF from the coding sequence ATGGATATTTACGCGCACTCATTGGAGAATACGGGACCGGAAAATTGGCAGACGCTGGAAGATCACCTGCGGAACGTGGCGGACAGGGGGGCCGGTTTCGCCGGTGCTTTTGGGGCTGCGGAATGGGGGCGCATACTCGGCGCGTATCACGACATCGGCAAGCGCAATCCAAAGTTCCAGCAGCGGTTGACGGGCGAATACACCGGCCACGCCGACCACAAGGGGACCGGAGCCAGGCTCTTCGACGAACTCGGCAACGCTTTCGGGCGCATGGCCGCCTATTGCATCGCCGGGCACCATAGCGGATTGCCGGATTTTTATGGAACCGATTACGGGGCATCGTTGGGCCGGATCATTGAAAAGGCTTACGCTTTGCCCGACGACAATCCGCTGGACGGCCTTGAGCCGCCCGAGTGGCCGTTTATGCCGCAAAACGGTTTCCAATGTTCCTTTTTGATTCGAATGCTCTTTTCTTCCCTGGTGGATGCGGACTTTCTCGACACCGAATCGTTCATGGACGCCGAGAAAAGCTCGTGGCGTGTTTCGGGACCGTCCCTCGAATCCCTGCGAGCTGCCCTGGACCGCAAGCTCGCCGAGTTTGACGGTGCGGGCCGGATCAACGGGCTGCGTGCCGAGATACTGGCCCACTGCCGGAAACAGGCCGTCCTTGATCCCGGCCTGTTCACCCTGACCGTCCCCACCGGCGGCGGCAAGACCCTGTCATCCATGGCGTTCGCCCTGGATCACGCGCTCAGGCACGACATGCGGCGGGTGGTCCATGTCATCCCGTACACCTCCATTATCGAGCAGAACGCCCGCGTTTTCCGCGACGTGTTCAGGGAGTTCCCCGGCGCGGTCGTCGAACATCACAGCAATTTCGACGCGGATTCAACCTTTGGCGGCGTGGACAACGCACGCGAGTCCGAAGCGGCCCGCCGTCATCGGTTGGCCTGCGAGAACTGGGACGCGCCCGTGGTGGTCACCACCAACGTGCAGTTTTTCGAGTCCCTGTTCGCGGCCAAAACGTCTCGTTGCCGCAAGCTGCACAATCTGGCCGGGTCGGTGATCGTTCTGGATGAGGCGCAGATGCTGCCCGTGGATTTCATGGACCCCTGCCTGCGCGCCCTTGAGGAGCTTGCCGCCCATTACAGATGCAGTGTGGTCCTGTGCACGGCCACCCAGCCCGCTTTGCGCCGGGAGGATTTCGCGCGCGGCCTGGCCGGGCTTGACGGACGCGAGCTGGCCCCGGACCCGGTTAGGTTGCACAAAGCCTTTGAGCGGACGGAGCTGCACGATCTCGACGAGTTGGGCCTCCCGGAAGTGGCCGATCTGGTCCGGGAGCGGGATCAGGTCCTGTGCATAGTCAACACTCGCGCCCGGGCGTCCGAGCTGTTCGGGATGATTAGGGACGAATCCGGGGCGCGGCACCTGAGCGCGTTGATGTGCCCGGCCCATCGCTCCGAACGGCTGAACGAGATCAGGGCCATGCTGTCGGCCGGAAAGCCGTGCCGCGTGGTGTCCACGCAGTTGGTCGAGGCAGGCGTTGACGTATCATTCCCCGAAGTGATCCGTGAGATGGCGGGGCTGGACTCCATTGTCCAGGCGGCGGGACGGTGTAACCGCGAGGGCGAACGCGAGGGGACCGCGCCGGTGTCGGTGTTTTACCCGGCGGAGGGTTTGCCCAAGGCCTTTGCCGCTCAGGCGGGACATGCGGCTTCGGTGCTGCGCGGCCCGGAAGGAAGGGACCCGTTTTCGCCCGAGGCCGTAAAGCGGTATTTCGGGCTGCACTACTGGCTGGAGAGCGACCATATGGACCAAAAGAGAATCATGGAGTCCCTGGGCGATGAAGACGGGAAAGGGGAATGGTATTTCAAGCGGGCCGAGCATGACTTTCGGCTTATCGACAACCCCATGGTTCCGGTCATTATCCCTTGGGACGACACGGCGCGGAAGCTGTTGGACGATCTTCGTTACGCCGAGCATCCGGGCGGAATCCTGCGCAGGCTGCAACAGTACACGGTGCAGGTTTACGACCGCCAGTTCAAGGCGCTGGATGAAGCCGGCGGCCTGGAGATGGTCGTCGACGGATGCGCCGCGCTGAGTCGAGAGGAGTTGTATGACGATTTGTTCGGCCTGGCCGTGCTTACTGACTCTTTTTCCAAGAGTTTTATCTTTTAG
- the cas5c gene encoding type I-C CRISPR-associated protein Cas5c: protein MSGIQLRVWGEYACFTRPELKVERVSYDVMTPSAARGILEAVYWKPSIRWVVDRIHVMKPIRFDNVRRNEVSAKVPLKGATGVSSAMKKGVPLRLYVEDNRQQRAALLLRDVEYVIEAHFEYTSAEDRNDGKHLDMFNRRAKKGQCFHRPYLGCREFAAFFEPVEGEIPASPLFGEEPRDLGWMLYDLDYRNNMTPLFFRPSLERGVVEVTKALEREGVVS, encoded by the coding sequence GTGTCAGGAATCCAACTCAGAGTCTGGGGAGAGTACGCCTGTTTTACCCGGCCGGAACTCAAGGTGGAACGCGTCAGCTACGACGTGATGACTCCTTCGGCGGCGCGGGGAATATTGGAAGCGGTGTACTGGAAACCGTCCATCCGGTGGGTGGTGGATCGTATCCATGTCATGAAACCCATACGATTCGACAACGTGCGTCGCAACGAGGTGTCGGCCAAGGTGCCGCTCAAGGGCGCAACCGGGGTGAGCAGCGCCATGAAGAAGGGCGTCCCGCTTCGTTTGTATGTCGAGGACAACCGGCAGCAGCGGGCGGCTTTGCTGCTGCGCGATGTGGAGTACGTCATCGAGGCGCACTTCGAGTATACGTCCGCCGAGGACCGCAACGACGGCAAGCATCTGGACATGTTCAACCGGCGGGCGAAAAAGGGACAGTGCTTTCACCGTCCCTATCTCGGATGCCGCGAGTTTGCGGCCTTTTTCGAGCCGGTCGAAGGTGAGATCCCAGCGTCGCCCCTGTTCGGCGAGGAACCGCGCGATCTCGGCTGGATGCTTTACGACCTCGACTACCGCAACAACATGACCCCCTTGTTCTTCCGCCCGTCCCTGGAACGCGGTGTGGTCGAGGTGACCAAGGCGTTGGAGCGCGAGGGGGTTGTTTCATGA
- the cas8c gene encoding type I-C CRISPR-associated protein Cas8c/Csd1: MILQALNQYYKRLLDDPKAQVSEFGFGLQGVHFALTLDRSGALVGRPMDLREEKGRPRRIEVPGPVVKANGIKSNFAWDNTGYVLGADDKGKPERTAMTHAAFKTLAFEALNGVDDEGAAALLAFLEQWDPERAAELPGWEEMVGLNIVFMLDGEPGFLHDRPAFRRAWRDHLTAGNDEFETGQCLVTGEVAPIPPTNAKIKGVPGAQTAGASLVSFNIDAAKSYGKEQNLNSPISVRAAFAYTTALNCLLAPDSTRKVQVGETTMVFWAEAPSQAEVLFGYAMGAKKSEDNSLVQRMERYLGDVAQGKYPEEFGEARTPFYVLGLSPNAARLSVRFWHVGTVGQMAENLGAHFRALSLQRRFDNEPEHPSPWQLLRELALQRDIRNLSPLLPGQFLRSIIQGRPYPQTLLSAAIGRIRADREITYLRTAILKAFLLRSNANEEITMHLNEENRETGYLLGRLFATLERTQNAALGNVNASVRDKYFASAAATPGLVFPIIISNAQNWLSKIAKDKEKGGLAHYYDRIMMKIIGNMDDTAGYPKTLSLREQGLFTIGYYQQMQDFYTKKEKDTEE, translated from the coding sequence ATGATATTGCAAGCCCTGAATCAATATTACAAGCGGCTGCTCGACGATCCGAAGGCACAAGTTTCCGAGTTCGGGTTCGGGCTGCAAGGGGTGCATTTCGCCCTGACGCTGGACCGAAGCGGCGCGTTGGTGGGACGTCCCATGGATTTGCGCGAAGAGAAGGGCCGCCCGCGTCGAATTGAAGTACCGGGTCCTGTTGTGAAGGCTAACGGAATTAAATCCAACTTTGCCTGGGACAACACCGGGTATGTGCTCGGCGCGGACGACAAGGGCAAACCCGAGCGGACGGCCATGACCCATGCGGCCTTCAAGACGCTGGCCTTCGAGGCGCTGAACGGCGTGGACGACGAGGGCGCGGCGGCCCTGCTGGCCTTTCTGGAGCAATGGGACCCGGAGCGGGCTGCGGAACTGCCGGGCTGGGAGGAGATGGTTGGCCTGAACATCGTCTTCATGCTCGACGGAGAGCCGGGCTTTCTGCACGACCGTCCCGCGTTCCGCCGGGCGTGGCGCGATCATCTGACGGCGGGGAATGACGAATTCGAGACGGGGCAATGCCTTGTCACCGGCGAAGTCGCCCCCATTCCCCCCACCAATGCCAAGATCAAGGGCGTGCCCGGGGCGCAGACCGCCGGGGCCTCGCTGGTCTCGTTCAACATCGACGCGGCCAAGTCCTACGGCAAAGAGCAGAACCTCAACTCCCCGATTTCCGTGCGGGCGGCCTTTGCCTACACCACGGCACTCAACTGTCTGCTCGCCCCGGACAGCACGCGCAAGGTGCAGGTGGGCGAGACCACGATGGTCTTCTGGGCCGAAGCGCCGAGTCAGGCCGAGGTTCTCTTCGGGTACGCCATGGGAGCCAAGAAGTCCGAGGATAACAGCCTGGTCCAGCGCATGGAGCGGTACCTCGGGGATGTCGCCCAAGGAAAATATCCCGAGGAGTTCGGTGAAGCCCGGACGCCGTTTTACGTGCTCGGCCTTTCGCCCAATGCGGCGCGGCTCTCCGTGCGTTTCTGGCATGTCGGAACCGTGGGACAGATGGCGGAAAATCTGGGAGCGCATTTTCGCGCCCTGTCTCTGCAACGCCGTTTTGACAACGAGCCGGAACACCCGAGCCCGTGGCAGTTGTTGCGGGAACTGGCCCTGCAACGGGACATCAGAAACCTGTCGCCGCTTTTGCCCGGCCAGTTTCTTCGGTCAATTATACAGGGTCGGCCTTATCCGCAGACCCTCCTTTCCGCCGCCATCGGTCGCATTCGGGCCGACAGGGAAATAACGTATCTGAGGACGGCCATACTCAAGGCCTTCCTGCTTCGAAGCAATGCAAATGAGGAGATAACCATGCATCTGAACGAGGAAAATCGGGAAACCGGGTATCTGCTCGGCAGGTTGTTTGCCACGCTGGAGCGTACGCAGAATGCCGCTTTGGGAAACGTCAACGCCTCGGTGCGTGACAAGTACTTCGCCTCGGCAGCGGCTACGCCCGGGCTGGTCTTTCCCATTATCATCAGTAACGCGCAAAACTGGTTGTCCAAGATCGCCAAGGACAAGGAGAAGGGAGGACTGGCCCACTATTATGACCGCATTATGATGAAGATCATCGGCAACATGGATGACACGGCAGGATATCCCAAGACCCTTTCGTTGCGGGAACAGGGCTTGTTCACCATCGGTTACTACCAGCAGATGCAGGACTTCTACACCAAAAAAGAAAAGGACACGGAGGAATAG
- the cas7c gene encoding type I-C CRISPR-associated protein Cas7/Csd2: MTAINNRYEFIYLFDVENGNPNGDPDAGNTPRIDPETGFGLVTDVCLKRKVRNYVDIVKQGAESYNIYVAERGVLSQTREPAYKTEEVKKLKKKEEQVAAARQWMCDNFFDVRTFGAVMSTKENNCGQVRGPVQLTFARSIQPIVPAEVSITRMAVETAKEAEAQEGGNRTMGRKYIVPYALYRAEGFVSAHLAQGDKGTGFSEADLELFWQALANMFDHDHSAARGKMSPRGLIVFKHQDALGNAPAHKLFEAVTVKRREEDAEAPARSFADYAVSVDRDAVPDTVDVEVKF; encoded by the coding sequence ATGACCGCCATCAATAATCGCTATGAGTTCATCTACCTGTTCGATGTGGAAAACGGCAATCCCAACGGCGACCCGGACGCGGGCAACACTCCGCGTATCGACCCCGAAACCGGTTTTGGTCTTGTCACCGACGTGTGCCTCAAGCGCAAGGTCCGCAATTATGTGGATATCGTGAAGCAGGGGGCCGAGAGCTACAATATCTATGTGGCCGAACGGGGCGTGCTGTCGCAGACGCGTGAACCCGCTTACAAGACCGAGGAAGTCAAGAAGCTCAAGAAGAAGGAAGAGCAGGTGGCTGCGGCACGGCAGTGGATGTGCGACAATTTCTTTGACGTGCGTACCTTCGGGGCGGTCATGTCCACCAAGGAGAACAACTGCGGACAGGTGCGCGGGCCGGTGCAGTTGACCTTTGCCCGGAGCATCCAGCCAATCGTGCCGGCCGAGGTGTCCATCACCCGCATGGCCGTGGAGACCGCCAAGGAGGCCGAGGCGCAGGAGGGCGGCAACCGCACCATGGGGCGCAAATACATCGTGCCTTACGCCCTGTATCGCGCCGAAGGGTTCGTTTCCGCGCATCTGGCGCAGGGCGACAAGGGGACCGGCTTTTCCGAGGCCGACCTTGAGCTGTTCTGGCAGGCCCTGGCGAATATGTTCGACCACGATCATTCCGCGGCCCGGGGCAAGATGAGCCCGCGTGGTCTGATTGTCTTCAAGCATCAGGACGCCCTGGGTAATGCCCCGGCGCACAAGCTCTTCGAGGCCGTGACCGTGAAGCGCAGGGAAGAGGACGCGGAAGCTCCAGCCCGTTCCTTTGCGGATTATGCGGTTTCGGTAGACCGGGATGCGGTTCCCGATACTGTGGACGTTGAAGTGAAGTTCTAG
- the cas4 gene encoding CRISPR-associated protein Cas4, whose protein sequence is MDRTLPLSALQHYLYCPRQCALIHVEKVWEENRFTAEGRLLHLRADAGNPGRRGGVIQDRAVPLRSDRLGLYGVADVVEMRPGSDGREVPFPVEYKRGSPKVEDWDRAQLCAQAMCLEEMLGVAVPEGAIFYGKPRRRERVVFDARLREAVEGYCRDLHAMVERAETPEAVAGKRCRNCSLKSTCMPSASRRVENYLLKGLDP, encoded by the coding sequence ATGGACCGGACCCTGCCCCTTTCCGCGTTGCAGCATTACCTGTACTGCCCGAGGCAGTGCGCGCTCATTCATGTGGAAAAAGTCTGGGAGGAGAACCGGTTCACCGCCGAAGGGCGGCTTTTGCACCTCCGCGCCGATGCCGGAAATCCGGGGCGGCGCGGAGGTGTCATCCAGGATCGGGCCGTGCCGTTACGCAGTGATCGGCTGGGGCTTTATGGTGTGGCCGACGTTGTGGAGATGAGGCCCGGCTCGGACGGGCGCGAGGTGCCGTTTCCCGTGGAGTACAAGCGTGGCAGCCCCAAGGTCGAGGATTGGGACCGCGCCCAGCTTTGCGCCCAGGCAATGTGTCTGGAGGAGATGCTCGGCGTGGCCGTGCCGGAAGGGGCCATCTTCTACGGCAAGCCCCGGCGCAGGGAGCGAGTTGTTTTCGACGCCCGGTTGCGCGAGGCTGTCGAGGGGTATTGCCGGGATCTGCACGCCATGGTCGAACGGGCCGAGACCCCGGAGGCCGTGGCCGGAAAGCGGTGCCGAAATTGTTCCCTGAAGAGCACGTGTATGCCTAGCGCGTCCCGACGGGTGGAAAACTATTTGCTGAAGGGATTGGACCCGTGA
- the cas1c gene encoding type I-C CRISPR-associated endonuclease Cas1c, which yields MKKLLNTLYVTSQGTYLSKDGECVVVRAEDGVKRRFPVHVLDGIVCFGNVLCSPFLLGHCGEKGLAVSFLTERGRYLAGVRGPQSGNVLLRRAQYRLADEAEASSRLARAIIAGKIANSRAVLRRCLRDHRNRVDALAMNGAISMLDACAERLRHPVSLDEARGMEGQAANAYFAVFDNLILAEDRTFHFEGRNRRPPLDAVNCLLSFVYTLLAHDVRSALEAVGLDPQVGFLHRDRPGRPGLALDIMEEFRPFLADRLVLSLINRGEVRARGFVSKESGAVFMDEDTRKTVLTAWQKRKQEEVAHPFLKERISLGLAFHVQAQLMARAIRNDLDGYPPYFWR from the coding sequence GTGAAAAAGCTATTGAATACGCTCTACGTCACCTCTCAGGGCACCTACCTGTCCAAGGACGGGGAGTGCGTGGTGGTGCGGGCCGAGGACGGAGTGAAGCGGCGCTTTCCGGTCCACGTGCTGGACGGCATCGTCTGTTTCGGCAACGTGTTGTGCAGTCCTTTTTTGCTTGGTCATTGCGGAGAGAAGGGGCTGGCCGTGTCGTTTTTGACCGAGCGGGGACGGTATCTGGCCGGGGTGCGCGGTCCGCAGAGCGGCAACGTCCTGCTTCGGAGGGCTCAATATCGGTTGGCCGACGAGGCGGAGGCATCGTCGCGGTTGGCACGCGCCATTATTGCGGGGAAGATAGCCAATTCGCGAGCGGTGCTCCGTCGTTGCTTGCGCGACCACAGGAATCGCGTGGACGCCCTCGCCATGAACGGGGCAATATCCATGCTCGACGCGTGCGCCGAACGCCTGCGCCACCCTGTGAGCCTGGACGAGGCTCGCGGCATGGAAGGGCAGGCGGCCAACGCCTATTTTGCGGTCTTTGACAATCTGATTCTTGCCGAGGACCGGACGTTTCATTTCGAAGGCAGGAACCGGCGGCCGCCATTGGATGCGGTAAATTGTCTCCTTTCCTTTGTCTATACGCTGCTCGCCCATGACGTGCGTTCCGCGCTGGAAGCGGTGGGCCTTGATCCGCAGGTTGGTTTTCTGCATCGGGACAGACCCGGACGCCCCGGGCTTGCCTTGGACATAATGGAGGAATTTCGGCCGTTCCTGGCGGACAGGCTGGTACTTTCTCTGATAAATCGGGGCGAGGTGCGCGCCCGTGGATTCGTGAGCAAGGAGAGCGGTGCGGTATTCATGGACGAAGACACGCGCAAGACGGTGCTGACGGCGTGGCAGAAACGGAAACAGGAGGAAGTGGCGCATCCGTTTTTGAAGGAACGCATCTCGCTTGGGTTGGCCTTTCATGTCCAGGCGCAGCTTATGGCGCGCGCCATACGTAATGATCTTGACGGATACCCTCCTTACTTCTGGAGGTAA
- the cas2 gene encoding CRISPR-associated endonuclease Cas2, which produces MLVLVSYDVSFEESGGKRRLRKIAKICENYGQRVQYSVFECVVDPAQWAHLRHNLLEAFDEDRDSLRFYFLGKNWQRRVEQHGAGVAYDPERDTLIL; this is translated from the coding sequence ATGTTGGTGTTGGTCAGTTACGATGTGAGTTTCGAGGAATCGGGCGGCAAGCGGCGTTTGCGCAAAATCGCCAAGATTTGCGAGAACTACGGGCAGCGGGTGCAGTATTCCGTATTCGAATGCGTGGTCGATCCTGCTCAGTGGGCACATTTGCGTCATAATTTGCTCGAAGCATTTGATGAGGACCGTGACAGTTTGCGGTTTTATTTTTTGGGGAAGAATTGGCAACGGCGGGTGGAGCAGCACGGGGCAGGTGTCGCCTACGATCCGGAGAGGGACACCCTCATTCTTTAG